One window of Dermacentor albipictus isolate Rhodes 1998 colony chromosome 9, USDA_Dalb.pri_finalv2, whole genome shotgun sequence genomic DNA carries:
- the LOC135901973 gene encoding glucoside xylosyltransferase 2-like: MAGQRTVFFVRCLFVISVLAAVCLLKYEYTNIWTNTPEGFPKARKSQSTVQLRPQPIAANVTSQAPTERVKLVVVTCKSLLNMTLTNIKSAVAFTTVPLELLLFADDENREPLRQAISLWPESVLKRIHYKVSPVKFPEPDSKKWQTLFKPCASQRLFLPSMLPDVDAVIYVDADVLFLSPIEKLWQHFASMNGSHLAALAPESEDYATNWYRRFARHPFYQPLGVNSGVMLMNLTRMRKFGWEERLGPLLQRYGRDITWGDQDLLNILFSAHPERLLLFSCRWNYRPDHCMYGVYCTGPPAVVHGSRKAFVKDSEPAFRELHQAMGQYELGESLRDTFIAPFKDGLSRSRKTRCGQEFLKQVVHWEATARSVDSAATKTRQSTES; encoded by the exons ATGGCCGGACAGAGGACGGTGTTCTTCGTGAGGTGCCTGTTCGTCATATCCGTGCTAGCAGCCGTGTGCTTGTTGAAATATGAATACACCAACATCTGGACAAATACGCCGGAGGGCTTTCCGAAAGCCAGGAAATCTCAGAGCACAGTTCAACTCCGGCCCCAGCCGATTGCGGCGAACGTCACCAGCCAAGCACCTAC AGAGCGTGTCAAGCTGGTCGTGGTCACATGCAAGAGCCTGCTCAACATGACTCTCACCAACATCAAGTCAGCAGTGGCTTTCACAACGGTGCCGTTGGAGCTTCTGCTTTTCGCCGACGATGAGAACAGAGAGCCGCTGCGACAGGCA ATTTCTTTATGGCCTGAAAGCGTGCTGAAGCGGATTCATTACAAGGTGTCACCGGTGAAGTTCCCAGAACCGGATTCCAAAAAGTGGCAGACCCTCTTCAAGCCTTGTGCATCGCAGCGCCTATTTCTTCCT AGCATGCTGCCAGACGTGGACGCGGTCATCTATGTCGACGCCGATGTCCTGTTTCTGAGCCCGATTGAGAAGCTGTGGCAGCATTTCGCATCCATGAACGGCTCACACCTGGCAGCATTGGCCCCCGAGAGTGAGGACTATGCCACCAACTGGTACCGGCGCTTCGCCAGGCACCCCTTCTACCAACCGCTTG GTGTCAACTCAGGCGTAATGCTGATGAACCTCACCCGCATGCGGAAGTTTGGCTGGGAGGAACGCCTGGGGCCACTGCTGCAGAGGTACGGCCGCGATATCACCTGGGGTGACCAGGACCTCCTCAACATCTTGTTCAGCGCCCACCCTGAACGCCTGCTGCTGTTTTCATGCCGGTGGAACTACCGGCCCGACCACTGCATGTACGGAGTGTACTGTACTGGACCGCCGGCTGTTGTCCACGGGTCACGCAAAGCCTTTGTCAAGGACTCGGAGCCGGCTTTCCGGGAACTTCACCAGGCCATGGGGCAG TACGAGCTGGGTGAAAGCCTCAGGGACACTTTCATCGCCCCATTCAAGGATGGACTCAGCAGAAGTCGCAAGACTCGTTGCGGGCAGGAGTTCCTAAAGCAGGTGGTGCACTGGGAAGCTACAGCACGCAGCGTCGACAGTGCTGCCACTAAGACCAGACAGAGTACAGAGTCCTGA